The DNA region TAATCCGTATCTGCCGGATAAATCGCGGCCCGGATCGATGCCCTGCCGGGGTTTGCTATGGGGCCCGGCGGCAAGCCCCTTATTTGATAGGTGTTATATGGGGTTGGCTTTTTCAAATCCGCCCGGGTCAGGTTGCCGTCAAAGTCCTGGATGCCGTAGATCACCGTGGGATCGCTCTCCAAGCGCATGTTCCTGTCCAGCCGGTTGTGGAAAACCGAAGCGATAATGGGGCGTTCATCCGCAACCCCGGTTTCTTTTTCGATAATCGAGGCAAGCGTTATCACTTCGTGTACGGAAAAGCCGGTTTCCTCGGCCCGTTTCCGCCATTCGGCCGGAAAATTCGTCCGCAGCTCCGCGACCATGGCTTTAATAATCTTTTCAGGCGTAGCGGTCTGCGCAAATGCATATGTCTCCGGGAAAAGATAGCCTTCAACCGTATCCGCGGGCAGGCCTAAGCGCCGGCTCAATGCCGGGCTGGTGGCTGCGGCCAGGAAGGTCTCAAAATCCGCCAGGCCGGCAGATGCCAGTTTGCTGCCCACCTGCCGGACATTAAACCCCTCCGGGATCGTTACGTGGTAGAGAATTACCTGGCCCCGGGCTAAGGCATCAAGGAGCTCAAGCGGCGTCATTTGGTTTGACAGCCGGTATTGGCCGGCCTGAATTTTTCGCTCAGCTCCCTTCCATCGGGCGATAAGTTTAAATTTAAGGGGAGCCTTAACAAGGCCTTTGTCTTGCAGTTTTTCTGTGATGCGGTCAAAATTATCGCCGGGCGATATGGTAAACGAGGCCATAGCCGGCTTGTTTTTTTTTATGGGCGCGTGCATGTACCGGTAAAGGTCAAATGCCGCGTAGGCAAAGACCAGCGCAGCCAGTAAAAGCATTGCGCATGAGCCGATGATGATTTTTTTCATAAGCGCTTTTGAAATCTCCGTATCCAGCTTTTTTTGAAACTCCCGATTTATGTGTTACTTTTTCTTTTTACAGTATTTTTATTTCGTTTTTCAATTGGCATTTGATGGACTCGTTAAAAGTCGATTCTGGGACGGCAAAGAAAAAAGTTCAAGATCGCGGCGCGCAAATCCCGAGGAATGCAGCGTACTGACGCGTACGTGAAATTCCGAGGGATGCAGCGCAACAAAGATATTGGACTTTTTGCGAAGCCGTCAATTTTAAAAATTTTATCGGATTCACAGGGAGTGTCTACGAATGAGTAAAAAAGCAAAAAAAACAGAAGAATACAAGGGCTTCGAGCAGGGCCCGATTCGGCCGCCGAGCGAGGCCTACAGCCTTTTGATCCGGGTGACCCGCAACTGCCCCTGGAATAAATGCAAGTTCTGTCCGGTCTACAAAGGCGAAAAGTTTTCCCTGCGGCCGACTGAGCATATCTTAAAGGATATTGATACGGTTTACGAGCATATTCAGGCGCTAAAGCAGATGAGCGACGGTTCCGGCCGGATTTCCCGGGATGATATTGATGCCTATAATGCCAAATTGC from Desulfobacterales bacterium includes:
- the mltG gene encoding endolytic transglycosylase MltG; this encodes MKKIIIGSCAMLLLAALVFAYAAFDLYRYMHAPIKKNKPAMASFTISPGDNFDRITEKLQDKGLVKAPLKFKLIARWKGAERKIQAGQYRLSNQMTPLELLDALARGQVILYHVTIPEGFNVRQVGSKLASAGLADFETFLAAATSPALSRRLGLPADTVEGYLFPETYAFAQTATPEKIIKAMVAELRTNFPAEWRKRAEETGFSVHEVITLASIIEKETGVADERPIIASVFHNRLDRNMRLESDPTVIYGIQDFDGNLTRADLKKPTPYNTYQIRGLPPGPIANPGRASIRAAIYPADTDYLYFVAKPDRTHYFSETLKEHNQAVRKYQLSSGRP